One Sphingomonas sp. KR3-1 DNA segment encodes these proteins:
- the moaB gene encoding molybdenum cofactor biosynthesis protein B — protein sequence MAADEAIAFRPVRIAVLTVSDTRTIADDRSGDRLVERLATAGHVLAARTIVRDDADAIVAQLHAWIEDAGVEVVLTTGGTGVTGRDVTPEALARVWDKEIPGFGELFRWLSYQSIGTSTIQSRATAGVARGTYIFALPGSTGAVTDAWDGILASQLDIRHRPCNFVELLPRLEER from the coding sequence ATGGCAGCCGATGAGGCGATCGCGTTCCGCCCGGTGCGGATCGCGGTGCTGACGGTATCGGACACGCGCACGATTGCCGACGATCGCTCGGGCGACCGGCTGGTCGAGCGGCTGGCGACGGCCGGGCATGTGCTGGCGGCGCGAACGATCGTGCGCGACGATGCGGATGCGATCGTCGCGCAGCTGCACGCCTGGATCGAGGATGCCGGCGTGGAAGTGGTGCTGACCACCGGCGGCACCGGCGTGACCGGGCGCGACGTCACCCCCGAGGCGCTGGCGCGCGTCTGGGACAAGGAAATCCCCGGCTTCGGCGAGCTGTTCCGCTGGCTGAGCTACCAGTCGATCGGCACCTCAACGATCCAGTCACGCGCGACCGCCGGGGTGGCGCGCGGAACCTATATCTTCGCGCTACCGGGCTCGACCGGCGCCGTCACCGATGCCTGGGACGGCATCCTGGCGAGCCAGCTCGACATCCGTCACAGGCCCTGCAACTTCGTCGAGCTGCTGCCGCGGCTCGAGGAGCGCTGA
- a CDS encoding YbjN domain-containing protein, giving the protein MRLIVMTAAVALAGWTLPAAAQDRAPCGKELVCASDPQTILQAMRAARLEASLAADEHGDPVINVTGRPYHFDLFFYGCEQHRHCDSLRFEVSFGKDAQATVALANKWNAGHRFVTASVKDNGAFVLSYDIGMIGGTTKRNFADTLDWWNSMLGESADFFAAELKG; this is encoded by the coding sequence ATGCGCTTGATTGTCATGACCGCCGCGGTGGCGCTCGCCGGCTGGACGCTGCCTGCCGCCGCGCAGGACCGCGCGCCCTGCGGCAAGGAGCTGGTCTGTGCGAGCGATCCGCAGACGATATTGCAGGCGATGCGCGCGGCGCGGCTGGAGGCCAGCCTGGCCGCCGACGAGCATGGCGATCCCGTCATCAACGTCACCGGCCGGCCCTATCATTTCGACCTGTTCTTCTATGGCTGCGAGCAGCACCGGCACTGCGATTCGCTGCGCTTCGAAGTCAGCTTCGGCAAGGATGCACAGGCGACGGTGGCGCTCGCCAACAAATGGAATGCCGGGCATCGCTTCGTCACGGCGTCGGTGAAGGACAATGGCGCCTTCGTCCTCTCCTACGATATCGGCATGATCGGCGGCACGACGAAACGCAATTTCGCCGATACGCTCGATTGGTGGAACTCGATGCTGGGTGAATCGGCGGATTTCTTCGCCGCGGAATTGAAGGGGTAA